One genomic segment of Natrononativus amylolyticus includes these proteins:
- a CDS encoding DUF7313 family protein: MITPAVLGPLGVLGTEVVGGVTIIEFVLLGLVVANLLARAIAHRTYVATAREDGADAVTRSLFLEVTNVLIVLGGFFYITVHLHGGVIFTVLALGLLVTDFFEFEARLVEARTEIPLERPKGALVASSLVFLYIAYQSLFFIIRPLWELVV, translated from the coding sequence ATGATCACACCTGCGGTACTCGGACCCCTCGGCGTCCTCGGGACGGAGGTCGTCGGCGGCGTCACGATCATCGAGTTCGTCCTGCTCGGCCTCGTGGTCGCCAACCTGCTCGCACGCGCCATCGCTCACCGAACCTACGTCGCGACCGCCCGCGAGGACGGCGCCGACGCCGTCACGCGGAGCCTGTTCCTCGAGGTGACGAACGTGCTGATCGTCCTCGGCGGGTTCTTCTACATCACCGTCCACCTCCACGGCGGCGTCATCTTCACGGTGCTCGCGCTGGGGCTGCTCGTCACGGACTTCTTCGAGTTCGAGGCTCGCCTCGTCGAGGCCCGTACCGAGATTCCGCTCGAGCGCCCGAAGGGCGCGCTGGTCGCCTCGTCGCTGGTGTTCCTCTACATCGCCTACCAGTCGCTGTTCTTCATCATCCGCCCGCTGTGGGAACTGGTCGTCTGA
- the mfnA gene encoding tyrosine decarboxylase MfnA translates to MDAAREAEPQEFDRVLSSMCTEPHPVARDAAERFLATNPGDPGTYPQVARLERRAISLLGDVAGLEAPAGYVASGGTEANIQAVRIARDRADSRRPNVVMPDSGHFSLRKAADVLGVDLRVVPLDDERRADLEAVRRAVDADTALVVGVAGSTEYGRVDPIPELAAIARESGALCHVDAAWGGFVLPFTDYDWSFADAPVDTMAIDPHKMGQAAVPAGGLLVREAALLDELAVDTPYLESTSQATLTGTRSGAGVASAVAAMEELWPDGYAAQYERSMANATWLAGELASRGFAVVEPTLPLVAAAVPAPLFDALREEGWRISRTAAGELRIVCMPHVTRASLESFVVDLDRLRGREHVPLVGGE, encoded by the coding sequence ATGGACGCCGCTCGCGAGGCCGAGCCACAGGAGTTCGATCGGGTGCTCTCCTCGATGTGCACCGAGCCACACCCGGTCGCTCGCGATGCGGCCGAACGGTTTCTCGCGACCAACCCCGGCGACCCCGGCACCTACCCGCAGGTCGCGCGCCTCGAGCGCCGGGCGATCTCGCTTCTCGGCGACGTGGCCGGGCTGGAAGCGCCCGCGGGCTACGTTGCCAGCGGGGGAACCGAGGCGAACATCCAGGCGGTGCGGATCGCCCGGGACCGGGCCGACTCGCGCCGGCCGAACGTGGTGATGCCCGACTCCGGCCACTTCAGCCTCCGAAAGGCCGCCGACGTTCTCGGGGTCGACCTCCGCGTCGTTCCCCTCGACGACGAGCGCCGGGCGGACCTCGAGGCGGTTCGCCGGGCCGTCGACGCCGACACGGCGCTCGTGGTGGGCGTCGCGGGCTCGACGGAGTACGGCCGCGTCGATCCGATCCCGGAGCTGGCTGCGATCGCCCGCGAGAGCGGCGCACTGTGTCACGTCGACGCCGCCTGGGGCGGGTTCGTCCTTCCCTTTACGGACTACGACTGGAGCTTCGCCGACGCCCCGGTGGATACGATGGCGATCGACCCGCACAAGATGGGGCAGGCGGCGGTTCCCGCCGGCGGGTTGCTCGTCCGCGAGGCGGCGCTGCTCGACGAACTCGCGGTCGACACGCCCTACCTCGAGTCGACCTCCCAGGCGACGCTCACCGGTACGCGCTCCGGCGCGGGCGTCGCGAGCGCGGTCGCCGCCATGGAGGAGCTGTGGCCGGACGGCTACGCGGCCCAGTACGAGCGGTCGATGGCGAACGCGACCTGGCTGGCCGGCGAACTCGCCTCGCGCGGGTTCGCGGTCGTCGAGCCGACGCTGCCGCTGGTCGCCGCCGCCGTGCCCGCGCCGCTGTTCGACGCCCTTCGGGAGGAGGGGTGGCGCATCTCTCGGACCGCCGCGGGCGAACTTCGGATCGTCTGTATGCCCCACGTCACCCGAGCGAGCCTCGAGTCGTTCGTCGTCGACCTCGACCGGCTCAGAGGCCGCGAGCACGTCCCGCTCGTCGGCGGCGAGTGA